One region of Scomber scombrus chromosome 10, fScoSco1.1, whole genome shotgun sequence genomic DNA includes:
- the asxl1 gene encoding putative Polycomb group protein ASXL1 isoform X3 has translation MMPRVVLTPLKVNGEHVPSGPMKRSRGGVDVDFETPGSILVNTNIRALINVRTFSAFPAHSQQQLLQLLPEVDRQIGPDGMARLSSSALNNEFFTHASQSWKERLAEGEFTHEMQVRFRQEMEKEKKVEAWKEKFFEEYHGQKSGLTREESLKLTMSEASDVAASVMDSDVAVVATGAPKRRSVGRRRRDGRMRRRTRADLRRRARRNLCKATPPALQSSEAAEASASLNTSAVSVGSPIADNTVIQGEVVLQAECGMELPAESASIEPKSSPIPEPVTLPDPTPTPTPTPTPTPSPSPSPSPSPSPTSTSANEEPEVTTRLLPEEVTPVLVSTSSPSSSSSSSSSASSPASSPSEGQGTFAAVLDSSSSSSASSSAAVAVDPLDDTASVVTSITGGTATSSRESSPSASPATTPVPSTQVKEQKRRPDEAQAFSSFPEKRPRLDNRQSFRTTIDSVRSEKPQPTTEEPKVPPIRIQLSRIKPPWVKGHPTYQICPRIVPPGEGSRRSGTGGARTLADIKARAQQARAQREAAAAVAASGDGAGTTGIGLRPPAGIPDSSNGRRAREHPGPIEPGGGGGGGGGGGGGGRRGGVGMAEQGSSSGTNSSGTQLQLLNVEATPQPSPSLSTTSTSISLEPSQTPSPSQNEAGSGAKAKEEIEASSASAQNSCNGLTDKEANLSSPQPDIVSESIATQPARRSQVPERAEQGCEKPPLALTSIPDSFPRFGAQGVDVIQTLVSSCQPTEKEQGKEAGPGGVIQHGSHHLDLQEVLSHSAPARQQTDASSPQQVESSSQEKDDEAGTHSDSTETASDCENESQEDQQQQPDQDWCPQLSTQRNGQLVICSPPPQNQQPVIQAHVSSRHGQTVIQPCFPNSMPQPQHSKDHQSLSTAHVQALRDTNVVVKLEPGDDCRASRQSSAEEDCRGGLKPSVTSPTASSKRLPISARPVSSVEANNPLVTQLLQGSLPLEKVLPSHSANRLEISRLPGPQIRPAVSRTPGPRNRPEVLAQSRSPEMTAMSQSHSKSPTSCPVSCLMEAPDAAQYQSQQPPGAVPVITSLPPSSSSSSSASSRSKSDLTSQTAVESAVIKESPGPQPSQGATPDRPQPTHRSMPNGPSPSHTDPCATEVMPTIKINWRAPKSQLAHCHQQQPSPASSVKNEISARPSCQALAKLSSTVPMSVTKREPGSSVDSYLSGGAMEGLLNMDMSFARMAKKEHSKAPYSSGSPSSASSLPFQLYGKLPKQGVGGVSYTANVSVMDNSGFSRSMADSMLQLRPRLASGQTTLSIQAFTDSTAEEVALKCSCRLKAMIMCQGCGAFCHDDCIGPSKLCVSCLVVR, from the exons GTGAGTTCACCCATGAGATGCAGGTGCGTTTCCGGCaggaaatggagaaagagaagaaggtaGAGGCATGGAAGGAAAAGTTTTTTGAAGAGTACCATGGGCAAAA GTCTGGCCTAACACGAGAGGAGTCCCTAAAGCTCACCATGAGTGAAGCCAGTGATGTTGCAGCAAGTGTGATGGACAGTGATGTGGCTGTGGTGGCAACTGGTGCCCCCAAGAGACGGAGTGTGGGTCGGCGGAGGAGAGATGGCAGGATGAGGAGACGCACCCGAGCTGACCTGCGTCGTAGGGCCCGCCGGAACCTCTGCAAGGCCACTCCCCCAGCCCTGCAGTCTTCAGAAGCAGCCGAGGCAAGTGCTTCTCTGAACACCTCAGCAGTTTCTGTTGGCTCTCCCATTGCTGACAACACAGTGATTCAAGGTGAGGTGGTTCTGCAGGCAGAGTGTGGCATGGAGCTACCAGCAGAGAGTGCCTCCATTGAGCCAAAGTCCTCGCCTATTCCGGAACCAGTCACATTGCCAGaccccacacccacacccacacccacacccacacccactcCCAGCCCCAGCCCCAGCCCCAGCCCCAGCCCCAGCCCAACCTCCACTAGCGCAAACGAAGAGCCCGAAGTTACGACCCGCCTTCTCCCTGAGGAGGTTACACCAGTGTTGGTCTCCACCTCAtccccttcatcctcctcctcctcttcttcttctgcctccTCACCTGCCTCCTCACCTTCTGAAGGACAGGGAACTTTTGCCGCAGTCCTGGATTCGTCTTCATCCTCCTCAGCGTCCTCCAGTGCTGCAGTAGCCGTTGATCCCCTGGATGACACCGCCTCTGTGGTCACTTCCATCACAGGGGGTACTGCCACAAGCAGCCGTGAGAGCAGCCCCTCAGCCAGCCCAGCCACTACTCCTGTTCCTAGCACCCAGGTCAAGGAGCAGAAGAGAAGGCCAGATGAGGCTCAGGCCTTCTCCAGCTTCCCCGAAAAGAGGCCACGGCTTGACAATCGTCAGTCCTTTCGTACCACAATTGACAGTGTCCGTTCAGAGAAGCCGCAGCCGACAACAGAAGAGCCCAAGGTGCCGCCAATCCGG ATTCAACTGTCCAGAATCAAACCACCCTGGGTCAAAGGGCACCCTACCTACCAGATCTGTCCCCGGATCGTGCCCCCCGGAGAGGGCTCACGGCGGTCAGGGACGGGGGGCGCGCGCACCCTGGCGGACATCAAAGCCCGCGCCCAGCAAGCCAGGGCCCAGCGCGAGGCCGCTGCTGCTGTTGCAGCCTCTGGCGACGGGGCAGGGACGACAGGGATCGGGTTGCGGCCTCCTGCTGGGATACCGGATAGCAGCAATGGACGACGAGCGCGAGAGCATCCAGGACCTATCGAGcccggaggaggaggaggaggaggaggaggaggaggaggaggaggaagaagggggggggtCGGGATGGCAGAGCAGGGATCGTCTTCAGGCACTAATTCGTCTGGAACACAATTACAGCTTCTCAATGTAGAGGCTACACCCCAGCCATCACCTTCCCTGTCCACTACCTCAACCTCCATTTCCTTGGAGCCCTCACAGACCCCAAGCCCTTCTCAGAATGAGGCAGGTAGCGGGGCAAAGGCTAAAGAAGAAATAGAAGCATCCTCAGCCAGTGCCCAGAACTCCTGTAATGGGCTTACAGACAAGGAAGCCAACTTATCCTCTCCACAACCTGACATTGTATCAGAGTCCATAGCCACCCAGCCAGCTAGGCGAAGCCAGGTGCCTGAGAGGGCAGAACAGGGATGTGAAAAACCACCACTGGCCTTAACCTCCATCCCAGATTCCTTTCCCAGGTTTGGGGCTCAAGGTGTGGATGTTATTCAGACACTGGTCAGCTCCTGTCAGCCCACAGAAAAGGAACAAGGGAAAGAGGCTGGACCAGGTGGTGTTATCCAGCATGGGTCCCACCATCTAGACCTCCAAGAGGTACTCTCTCACTCAGCTCCAGCAAGACAGCAAACAGATGCTTCCTCACCTCAACAAGTAGAATCCTCGAGTCAAGAGAAAGATGATGAGGCTGGGACACATAGTGACTCCACGGAAACAGCTTCAGACTGTGAAAATGAAAGCCAGGaggatcagcagcagcagcctgaccAGGACTGGTGCCCCCAACTGAGCACCCAAAGAAACGGCCAGCTGGTCATCTGCAGTCCTCCACCTCAAAACCAGCAGCCAGTCATCCAGGCCCACGTGTCCAGCCGCCACGGTCAGACTGTCATTCAGCCGTGCTTCCCCAACAGCATGCCTCAACCTCAGCATTCCAAGGACCACCAGTCTCTCTCCACAGCCCATGTACAGGCACTCAGGGACACCAATGTTGTGGTCAAACTGGAACCTGGAGATGATTGCAGAGCTTCCAGACAGAGCTCTGCTGAAGAGGATTGTCGTGGAGGTTTGAAGCCTTCTGTGACCTCCCCAACAGCTTCCTCCAAGAGACTGCCCATCTCAGCCAGACCAGTGTCCAGTGTGGAGGCCAATAACCCTTTGGTCACCCAGCTACTACAGGGCAGCCTGCCCCTGGAGAAAGTTCTACCTTCACACTCTGCAAATAGGCTTGAAATCAGCCGATTACCAGGACCCCAAATTAGACCAGCAGTGTCAAGGACCCCAGGGCCTCGCAACAGGCCTGAGGTTTTGGCCCAATCTCGAAGCCCAGAAATGACTGCAATGTCTCAGAGCCACAGCAAGTCTCCGACAAGCTGCCCAGTTTCCTGTTTGATGGAGGCCCCAGACGCAGCACAGTACCAGTCTCAGCAGCCTCCTGGGGCTGTCCCAGTCATCACCTCTCTGCcgccatcctcatcctcctctagTTCTGCATCCTCCAGAAGTAAATCAGACCTTACCTCTCAGACCGCTGTGGAGTCAGCAGTTATCAAAGAGTCTCCTGGTCCTCAGCCCTCACAAGGGGCTACTCCAGACAGGCCCCAGCCAACCCACAGGAGCATGCCTAATGGCCCCTCTCCTTCCCATACAGACCCCTGTGCCACAGAAGTGATGCCTACGATTAAGATCAACTGGCGGGCACCAAAGTCTCAGCTTGCCCACTGTCACCAACAGCAACCATCTCCTGCTTCCAGTGTCAAGAATGAAATCAGTGCAAGGCCCTCTTGCCAAGCTCTTGCCAAATTGTCCTCAACCGTACCCATGAGTGTTACTAAAAGGGAGCCTGGGAGCTCTGTTGACAGCTACCTTAGTGGAGGAGCAATGGAGGGACTCCTCAACATGGATATGAGTTTTGCCAGGATGGCAAAGAAGGAGCACAGCAAAGCTCCATACTCATCTGGCTCCccttcctctgcctcctcccttcccttccaaCTGTATGGAAAGCTTCCCAAGCAGGGTGTGGGAGGAGTAAGCTACACAGCTAATGTATCAGTTATGGACAACAGTGGTTTCTCCCGGAGCATGGCGGACAGCATGCTCCAGCTACGCCCCCGCTTGGCCTCTGGCCAGACCACCCTCAGCATCCAGGCATTTACTGACAGTACAGCTGAGGAGGTGGCGCTCAAGTGCTCATGCCGTCTCAAAGCCATGATCATGTGCCAAGGCTGTGGTGCGTTCTGCCATGATGATTGCATTGGGCCCTCCAAACTCTGTGTGTCATGTCTGGTGGTCAGATAG